In bacterium, the genomic stretch AGCCGCGCCACGAACATACCTCGCAAACTGCGCAATTTCATTGGTGTAGGGGCTGTCACGAGGTATCGCTAGTTCCTGCCAACCAGGAGGCTGCAGCGTAAATAGAGTCGTGCGAGGGTACCGATAGGGCCGGTGGGGATACCAGAGCTCAACTCGCAGATTACCCCGAGTTCCGTATACTGCAATTTCCTCCCCACACTCCATTCCACGCAATTGATGGTGAGTTGCCAGAACCCCATCGGTAAGTTCCAGGATGACCGTCCCCAGGTTGTGGTCGACGTCTCGATATACAGCACTATGAACCCGCACGACATCACCCAGCCAAAAGCGCAACAAGTTGATGTGATGAATGCTATTCTCCGTCAACCAATCGGACGGAAGACCGTGTGGACCGCGCTCAGCGCGGGGGCTTCCTGTCTCACTATAAGTGCGGTAATGGGGCGGAAAAGCGAGTCGACACGAACTAACAACGGCACGAGCATGACCTATCGCTCCATCGTAGATCAGTTTCTTGACGTGCAAACAATCGTTATCGTAGCGGCGATGG encodes the following:
- a CDS encoding Gfo/Idh/MocA family oxidoreductase; the protein is MSSVLKLALVGCGYIAQAEHVPALLGLQPEISVVAAIDTVPERATAVAAAFHAQVFSSLKAALDAVHFDAVILCTPAPSHVHLIAEAAAAGKAILVEKPIAYNLHEARQAIATVHDKGVKCMVAYHRRYDNDCLHVKKLIYDGAIGHARAVVSSCRLAFPPHYRTYSETGSPRAERGPHGLPSDWLTENSIHHINLLRFWLGDVVRVHSAVYRDVDHNLGTVILELTDGVLATHHQLRGMECGEEIAVYGTRGNLRVELWYPHRPYRYPRTTLFTLQPPGWQELAIPRDSPYTNEIAQFARYVRGAAPMWSGLADSYRDLEVLQDILTSAVYIVPRLEGEDHHEVPAF